One segment of Fusarium falciforme chromosome 13, complete sequence DNA contains the following:
- a CDS encoding Hat family dimerization protein, with protein MIRRALLLRDHIERLVAHHRIDFEQNKTKRGGPKKSLTLPFICQPENQLSDKDWEVVELFAQILGYYEATIKMLEGDGQIRKRKRGWTGSYGNIWDVIQGFEFLLEQLERFKDIAKDFLDPEHFRININLGWQKLNEYYEILSQTPIYYTGLALHPAYRWKWFERNWTDRPERIDEAKSMVHDVWRFEYREAVLPGEELSAVEPVPKQRKSSDNPFQEYLKRNRYTAPEAGHDGLTPGEDECLHWITQSLS; from the coding sequence ATGATACGACGAGCTCTACTGCTTCGCGACCATATCGAGCGACTCGTTGCCCACCATCGAATCGACTTCGAACagaacaagaccaagagggGCGGCCCTAAGAAGTCACTTACATTGCCCTTTATTTGCCAGCCAGAGAACCAGCTATCCGATAAGGACTGGGAGGTGGTCGAATTATTTGCGCAAATCCTTGGTTACTACGAAGCCACGATCAAAATGCTTGAAGGCGACGGCCAGATCCGCAAACGGAAGCGTGGGTGGACTGGGTCATATGGCAATATTTGGGACGTTATTCAAGGCTTCGAATTCCTTCTCGAGCAGCTTGAACGCTTCAAGGATATCGCGAAGGACTTCCTTGATCCTGAACACTTTAGGATCAACATCAATTTGGGCTGGCAGAAGTTGAATGAGTACTACGAGATATTGAGCCAGACGCCCATCTACTACACTGGCCTAGCGCTCCATCCGGCATACCGATGGAAATGGTTTGAACGCAACTGGACTGACCGCCCTGAGAGGATTGACGAGGCAAAAAGCATGGTTCATGATGTCTGGCGTTTTGAGTATCGGGAGGCCGTATTGCCTGGAGAGGAGCTATCAGCCGTTGAGCCAGTTCCCAAGCAGCGGAAGTCTTCGGACAATCCGTTCCAAGAATACCTTAAACGAAACCGCTACACAGCACCAGAAGCAGGCCACGATGGCCTCACGCCAGGCGAAGACGAATGCCTCCACTGGATTACGCAATCCTTATCCTGA
- a CDS encoding ArAE-2-N domain-containing protein, whose product MASPEKQQNGSPSQAPEKQEPATAENDAEELPKPKPTTLKRRMDKVGLNAATLVLMFKGSIPPIIGISMYQSTRISSYFTTMGYLIPVISVLAVAILPRDRFIQNLILDLLAICVGSAMSLLVLWSSVQARIHTSPPTSQATTGAPPPYNSSQSAVCAVWLFANIWFANLVRAKLPSFSLPVIIYSILINNSTTSGPKLATTKAAEAFVKEQLLAMLFGMALATGVSLFIFPISSRMVVIGELRGLICLLRKVVGLQKEYLATLARDGIFDIETRNTEEREASQDKKKLKSKKLEKVKDEGMAKEAKAAKRLTETIHTIRVLTGKVHDNMAFAKRDMAWGKLDAKDLGETFTLIRNVTISIVAINSLVDIFHRVAERRRRNVVEDTLAEIAAEENWEKQVWNDVMKQLHTPFQTLVEAIDQGLEHTGICLEILPKPKVTRKSTSSGSDDVEAHGDAVNPGDQCFGSLVDKKVQEFYSQNGDIPRAWVGDGASDAVPRNQTQLYVTLYIQQLMYAAGEALQDLVAFADEKVEDGTMKHKRLLFPTERRLWKWLTSVFKEQDSSVKQNQDILETNNVNYGDSFNPKKDLEHLPATNIWQHFGNGLRRIPLVLGSKESVFGFRVAAATMTVGILAFLEQTQHFFQDQRLDWAMITIALGMTITSGQSIFGFFCRVGGTCLGMIFSLVIWYIVDQKTSGVIVFLWFFIFIEYYFFKFPRFLTAVMIAIITQIIIIGYELQVRQLGEAVATESGQPYHPTYLLAPYRLAVVASGSLIAFFWTIFPSPLTDRTWLREDLSATIYLLAQYFSVILSTMQSQLEGTAGDIESETSPAYHLLKARRKIFGKVMRLMSSIESHVVWQRWEPNLGGRFPVETYQEIIKRSGRIMSYLTLMSYALTHPPRTHKTEDPDDGQAGSSDAAADAQDNSWWQALTEVLSGVEPTNHTFLSTLTLLSNSMLAGQSLPPFLLLPQPYEMMPRLIRLPKDDRATESDQEDNPSLPHRDFSRGRGNSGLTTIDLRQEAPDHVAEKRTRRDPQPQSKQAGVAFPGDTKSLDAPLELRGYAEFVAMQVCSTLVCDDLEGLVRAVSGLVGVVDFSFRVGMGGRDSRASEMVEKPLAQRRTTRLVAAISKEKAI is encoded by the exons ATGGCGAGCCCAGAAAAGCAGCAAAATGGGTCCCCGAGCCAGGCTCCGGAGAAGCAGGAACCCGCCACTGCCGAGAACGATGCGGAGGAACTTCCGAAGCCAAAGCCCACCACATTGAAACGCCGCATGGACAAGGTCGGGCTAAATGCCGCCACCTTGGTCCTGATGTTCAA AGGCTCCATCCCTCCTATCATTGGCATATCGATGTACCAATCGACACGAATATCCTCTTACTTCACGACGATGGGATATTTAATCCCGGTAATCTCCGTCCTCGCCGTCGCGATCCTGCCGCGCGACAGATTTATCCAGAACCTCATTTTGGACCTCCTTGCCATCTGCGTTGGCTCGGCCATGtctctcctcgtcctctggtCCTCCGTCCAAGCACGTATTCATACCTCCCCTCCCACATCCCAGGCTACCACAGGAGCCCCACCACCGTATAATTCGTCTCAGTCAGCCGTCTGCGCAGTATGGCTCTTCGCCAATATCTGGTTCGCAAACCTTGTGCGGGCGAAGCTGCCTAGCTTCAGCCTGCCTGTGATCATCTATAGTATCTTGATCAACAATAGCACGACCTCCGGGCCCAAGCTTGCCACGACTAAAGCAGCGGAGGCCTTTGTCAAAGAGCAGCTTCTAGCGATGCTATTTGGGATGGCACTAGCGACAGGCGTGTCGCTCTTCATCTTTCCTATTAGTAGTCGCATGGTAGTGATCGGGGAGTTGAGAGGCCTCATTTGCCTGCTCAGAAAGGTAGTTGGTCTACAAAAGGAATATCTGGCGACCTTAGCAAGAGACGGCATTTTTGATATCGAAACGAGGAATACCGAAGAGCGAGAAGCCTcgcaggacaagaagaagctgaagtcGAAGAAGTTGGAGAAGGTGAAGGATGAGGGTATGGCCAAGGAGGCGAAAGCAGCCAAGCGTCTAACAGAGACAATCCACACAATAAGAGTCTTGACGGGCAAGGTCCATGACAATATGGCATTTGCGAAGAGAGATATGGCTTGGGGAAAGCTTGACGCGAAAGATCTCGGCGAGACGTTCACACTAATTCGAAACGTCACGATTTCAAT AGTGGCGATAAATTCACTTGTAGATATCTTCCACCGAGTCGCCGAACGTCGAAGGCGGAATGTCGTTGAGGACACACTGGCTGAGATCGCGGCGGAAGAAAATTGGGAGAAACAAGTGTGGAATGATGTCATGAAACAATTGCACACGCCATTCCAGACCCTTGTGGAAGCAATCGACCAAGGACTCGAACATACTGGCATCTGCTTGGAGATTCTCCCGAAACCAAAGGTAACCAGGAAGTCAACGAGCAGCGGATCGGACGATGTCGAGGCCCACGGAGACGCGGTGAACCCAGGCGACCAATGTTTTGGTAGCCTTGTGGATAAGAAAGTCCAGGAATTCTATTCGCAGAATGGAGATATCCCTCGGGCCTGGGTCGGGGATGGGGCCAGCGACGCCGTACCAAGGAACCAGACGCAACTTTACGTGACTTTATATATACAACAGCTGATGTATGCGGCCGGGGAAGCCCTCCAGGACCTCGTCGCCTTCGCGGACGAGAAAGTCGAGGATGGTACAATGAAGCATAAACGCTTACTCTTCCCCACCGAACGGCGGCTATGGAAGTGGTTGACGAGTGTCTTCAAAGAACAGGACTCGAGCGTAAAGCAGAACCAGGATATCCTAGAGACGAACAACGTTAATTACGGAGATAGCTTTAACCCTAAGAAGGATCTAGAGCATCTTCCTGCCACCAATATCTGGCAGCATTTTGGGAACGGGCTTCGTAGGATCCCGTTAGTCTTGGGATCTAAGGAGTCTGTCTTTGGCTTTCGAGTCGCCGCTGCTACGATGACAGTCGGTATCCTGGCATTCTTGGAGCAAACCCAACACTTCTTTCAAGATCAGAGGCTAGATTGGGCAATGATTACTATCGCTCTGGGAATGACGATTA CTTCTGGCCAGTCGATTTTCGGTTTTTTCTGTCGAGTCGGGGGCACGTGTCTAGGCATGATCTTCTCGCTCGTTATCTGGTATATCGTCGACCAGAAGACCTCAGGTGTTATTGTTTTCCTATGGTTTTTTATCTTCATTGAGTATTACTTTTTCAAATTTCCCCGGTTTCTTACAGCCGTTATGATTGCCATTATTACtcagattattattatcggTTACGAGTTGCAGGTAAGACAGCTTGGCGAAGCGGTAGCAACTGAGTCAGGACAGCCATACCATCC AACCTATCTCCTGGCTCCGTATCGGCTCGCTGTTGTCGCGTCAGGCAGTCTGATTGCGTTCTTCTGGACAATTTTCCCTTCTCCTCTAACCGATCGGACTTGGCTTCGAGAGGATTTGTCCGCGACCATATACCTTCTCGCTCAATATTTCAGCGTCATACTTTCGACTATGCAATCGCAGCTTGAAGGGACAGCAGGCGATATCGAGTCAGAAACATCGCCTGCTTACCACCTTTTAAAAGCTCGGCGTAAGATTTTCGGCAAGGTTATGCGTCTCATGTCCTCTATTGAGTCTCACGTCGTGTGGCAGCGGTGGGAGCCCAACCTAGGCGGCCGCTTTCCCGTTGAGACATACCAAGAGATCATCAAGCGTAGTGGGCGTATCATGAGCTATCTAACGCTTATGAGCTATGCCTTAACACATCCGCCGCGAACGCATAAGACGGAGGACCCCGACGATGGGCAAGCTGGTTCATCAGATGCCGCCGCAGATGCGCAAGATAATAGTTGGTGGCAGGCGCTCACAGAGGTCCTCTCGGGAGTAGAACCGACGAACCATACTTTCCTGTCGACATTGACCTTATTGTCAAACTCGATGCTTGCAGGCCAGAGCTTGCCACCCTtcctgcttcttcctcaacctTACGAGATGATGCCGAGACTGATTCGGCTGCCTAAAGACGACAGGGCCACCGAATCAGATCAAGAGGACAATCCATCACTTCCCCATCGGGACTTCTCACGTGGACGCGGAAACTCGGGACTGACTACCATCGATTTGCGCCAGGAGGCCCCAGATCACGTCGCGGAGAAACGCACCAGACGCGACCCACAACCGCAGAGCAAACAAGCAGGCGTGGCCTTCCCCGGGGACACCAAATCCCTGGACGCACCCTTGGAGCTGCGTGGCTACGCGGAATTCGTCGCGATGCAGGTGTGCAGCACGCTGGTATGCGACGACCTTGAGGGGTTGGTGCGGGCGGTGAGCGGGCTTGTAGGCGTCGTGGACTTCAGCTTCCGCGTGGGCATGGGCGGTAGGGATAGCAGGGCCAGCGAGATGGTTGAAAAGCCGCTGGCCCAGCGGAGGACGACTCGGCTTGTTGCCGCGATTAGTAAGGAGAAGGCGATTTGA